The following proteins come from a genomic window of Myroides odoratus DSM 2801:
- a CDS encoding M3 family metallopeptidase, translated as MYVKKAIVGTLTGITLFSMSCKQNPDQADANPNWDESNAFFAESTLPYQTADFEKIKNKDFKPAILEGMRRQVEAIDKITANTEAPTFDNTITELEKSSALLKRVSSVFHLLVGAHTNDEIKAINQELSPKFAAHNDGIYLNDALFQRVKQLHDQQASLGLTSEQARVLDVYYQEFVRSGANLKPEQKETLKKLNQELASLTTKFGDQLLAATKSGSVIFTKEELDGLSESELEAFKQEDGTYAIPLNNTTQQPIAASLHKKESRKKLFDAGWNRTEKGDDNDTRETLITIAKKRAEKAELLGFKNYAEWSLQGSMANKPDQAKKLMDQLSPYAVGSATQEAKEIQDLINKEADPFTLTAADWDYYAEKIREQKYALNLNEVKPYFEMNAVLEQGVFYMAEKLYGITFHERKDIPVWQEDVRVFEIFNEDKSPIGLFYVDFYARESKRGGAWMSNIVTQSKLLNQAPVVYNVCNYQKPAAGQPTLLSPDEVITMFHEFGHGLHGFLSDVTYPTVAGTSVSRDFVELPSQFHEHFAFLPEVLTNYAKHYKTGEVIPESLIAKMKAAQNFNIGYGLTEILSASLLDMEWHTISSTADIKDVATFEQEALAKYGINLATVPPRYRSSFFNHVFGGGYAAGYYSYTWAETLDNDAFQWLMDNGGMNRKNGQIFRDKILSKGNTKPSDEMYREFRGKDATIDAYLKMKGFDQKTTFKNNNKVDAKI; from the coding sequence ATGTATGTAAAAAAAGCTATTGTAGGTACTTTAACTGGTATAACTTTATTTAGTATGTCGTGTAAGCAAAATCCAGATCAAGCTGATGCAAATCCAAATTGGGATGAAAGCAATGCTTTTTTTGCTGAGAGTACACTACCTTATCAAACAGCCGATTTTGAAAAAATCAAAAACAAAGACTTTAAGCCTGCTATTTTAGAAGGGATGCGTCGTCAAGTAGAAGCCATTGACAAGATTACTGCAAATACAGAAGCTCCGACTTTTGACAATACAATTACAGAATTAGAAAAGTCTAGTGCTTTATTGAAACGCGTGAGTTCTGTTTTTCATTTATTAGTAGGTGCACATACCAATGATGAGATTAAAGCTATCAACCAAGAATTATCTCCAAAGTTTGCCGCACATAACGATGGGATCTACCTGAATGATGCTCTTTTCCAAAGAGTAAAACAATTACATGATCAACAAGCTTCTTTGGGGTTAACGAGTGAACAAGCTCGTGTACTTGATGTATACTATCAAGAATTTGTTCGTTCTGGGGCTAACTTAAAACCGGAACAAAAAGAAACACTAAAAAAATTGAATCAGGAATTGGCTTCACTTACCACAAAATTTGGAGATCAATTATTAGCTGCTACTAAATCTGGAAGTGTTATATTCACGAAAGAGGAATTAGATGGATTGAGTGAATCTGAACTAGAAGCATTCAAACAAGAAGATGGAACATACGCTATTCCTTTAAATAATACAACGCAACAACCAATTGCTGCTTCATTACACAAAAAAGAATCACGCAAAAAATTATTTGATGCAGGTTGGAATCGCACGGAAAAAGGAGATGACAATGATACTAGAGAAACTTTAATTACGATTGCAAAGAAACGTGCAGAAAAAGCGGAATTATTAGGTTTCAAAAACTATGCGGAATGGAGCCTACAAGGAAGTATGGCAAACAAACCAGATCAGGCAAAAAAATTAATGGATCAATTAAGTCCTTATGCCGTTGGTTCAGCTACACAAGAGGCGAAAGAAATCCAAGACTTAATCAACAAAGAAGCTGATCCGTTTACTTTGACTGCAGCTGATTGGGATTATTATGCTGAAAAAATTAGAGAACAGAAATACGCGTTGAATCTAAATGAAGTAAAACCATACTTCGAAATGAATGCTGTATTGGAACAGGGTGTTTTCTATATGGCTGAAAAACTATACGGAATTACATTCCACGAACGCAAGGATATTCCTGTTTGGCAAGAGGATGTACGTGTTTTTGAAATTTTCAATGAAGATAAAAGTCCGATTGGGTTATTTTACGTTGACTTTTATGCACGTGAATCAAAACGCGGAGGTGCATGGATGAGTAATATCGTAACGCAATCAAAATTATTAAACCAAGCTCCTGTTGTTTACAATGTTTGTAACTACCAGAAACCTGCAGCAGGTCAACCAACACTTTTATCTCCAGATGAAGTAATCACAATGTTCCATGAATTTGGACATGGACTTCATGGATTCTTATCAGATGTAACCTATCCAACTGTTGCTGGTACAAGTGTATCCCGTGATTTTGTTGAATTGCCATCTCAGTTCCACGAGCATTTTGCTTTTTTACCTGAGGTATTAACCAACTATGCAAAGCACTATAAAACAGGAGAAGTAATTCCAGAGAGTTTAATTGCGAAGATGAAAGCGGCTCAAAACTTTAATATTGGGTATGGCCTAACTGAAATTTTAAGTGCTTCTTTATTGGATATGGAATGGCATACGATTTCTTCTACAGCTGATATTAAGGATGTAGCTACATTTGAACAAGAAGCTTTAGCAAAATACGGCATTAATCTAGCTACAGTACCCCCAAGATACCGCTCTTCATTCTTCAATCACGTATTTGGAGGAGGCTACGCAGCAGGATACTATTCATACACTTGGGCAGAAACACTAGACAATGATGCTTTCCAATGGTTGATGGACAACGGCGGAATGAACCGTAAAAATGGTCAAATCTTCAGAGATAAGATTTTATCAAAAGGAAATACAAAACCATCAGATGAAATGTATCGCGAATTTAGAGGAAAAGATGCTACCATTGATGCTTACTTAAAAATGAAAGGGTTTGATCAAAAAACCACTTTTAAAAATAACAATAAGGTAGATGCTAAAATCTAA